A single window of Denticeps clupeoides unplaced genomic scaffold, fDenClu1.1, whole genome shotgun sequence DNA harbors:
- the LOC114783355 gene encoding Fanconi anemia core complex-associated protein 100-like isoform X1, translating to MASARCSVRTLAGLGSAVSARRPRLLARDSRVLVARGEREVLVFGRQESALLSVEAVLQFDSAVTLLLPAAGRHQFYVLCENAGIHRVTLPPGPSPDPVLLPVPPEAAVLRDEGICCFVVVEEAVAEETLATLSLRGGSWVLSLYKRAEKLFESSVLVVPPQGDRAELGSPVMCVVHPSDGAAPGRTDPPGHLYLEPVLYRLLFGVDAALLRCPAVLCGLPDGRLLCLPLCGLRSSEQKVRPSVLHSLEQPLVLLGTSGGPQGLVAVGQQGRVLLVTTRDSDSEGKVEDFRELDVRGPVACACLDGSRLYYSTAADLVTLQLTPGQVPVSLNVSRVTALSLTWKPAEGRTCVMVGRSQPAAFLLICAVCPAGGAVVELLALSLTGQLQKVTLPQGSEARSSARLPSTLAAQRVKDLLAAIGDVWVRASSLKSSVKDRKEVLRLLNQVLNVSSLLLSPRKAGEAARPITCHGVTSWSSVLQEDALMLRCTLQNHSPHVLEPGWSLSVQVQSVSRSAAVTHSFVLQKLEPGRRTDVDVPLGTACDLTLPLQVHTSLMFSMGAVWGSSEENPQLSCVGLPLNTLAVDWLDGLRLDRPSSPAGSSDFLVQRFLRSRGVTSGERGQEPGPGSYRAALKVSRELLASRLKGPGRGGLGAAVLTWLLGQPVPARVSAHCPSGNCVQLAANEVAPSDCSQDAVMAAVELQVESSSMAAVCGLHHAILRRVQDLLSGVSVEREASAAPRAESLRRVLRRVEALGDALQQARVPVALGGGTRTSSERLLQVYQQLREEPLLVM from the exons ATGGCGTCGGCCCGGTGCTCCGTGCGGACCCTGGCGGGTCTGGGCAGCGCCGTGTCCGCCCGCAGGCCGCGGCTGCTGGCCCGGGACTCGCGGGTCCTGGTCGCCCGCGGGGAGAGGGAGGTGCTCGTCTTCGGCCGCCAGGAGTCCGCGCTGCTCTCGGTGGAG GCGGTGCTGCAGTTCGACTCGGCCGTGACCCTCCTGCTCCCGGCTGCTGGCCGCCACCAGTTTTATGTCCTGTGTGAGAATGCGGGGATACACCGCGTCACCCTGCCACCCGGCCCCAG TCCTGACCCGGTTCTGCTGCCGGTTCCTCCAGAAGCCGCGGTGCTGAGAGACGAGGGGATCTGCTGCTTCGTCGTGGTGGAGGAGGCCGTGGCGGAGGAGACCCTGGCCACGCTGTCCCTGCGTGGCGGGTCGTGGGTCCTCAGTCTTTATAAACGCGCGGAGAAGCTGTTTGAAAGCTCCGTACTCGTCGTTCCTCCTCAGGGAGACCGGGCGGAGCTGGGAAGTCCGGTGATGTGTGTTGTTCACCCCAGCGACGGCGCGGCTCCTGGAAGAACGGACCCGCCCGGTCATCTCTACCTGGAGCCTGTGCTCTACCGACTGCTGTTCGGGGTGGACGCGGCCCTTCTCCGCTGCCCCGCGGttctttgtggtcttcctgaTGGCCGCCttctctgcctccctctctgTGGGCTCCGGTCATCAGAGCAGAAGGTCAGACCAAGCGTGCTGCACAGCCTGGAGCAGCCGCTCGTCCTCCTCGGGACCTCCGGTGGCCCCCAGGGCCTGGTAGCGGTTGGCCAGCAGGGACGGGTGCTGCTGGTGACGACCAGAGACTCTGACTCCGAGGGGAAGGTGGAGGACTTCAGGGAGCTGGACGTGAGGGGTCCTGTGGCCTGTGCCTGTCTGGACGGCAGCCGTCTGTACTACAGCACCGCCGCTGACCTGGTGACCCTGCAGCTGACCCCGGGTCAGGTGCCGGTCAGTCTGAACGTGTCCCGGGTAACGGCCCTGTCCCTCACCTGGAAGCCAGCTGAAGGTAGAACGTGCGTGATGGTGGGGAGGAGCCAGCCTGCAGCGTTCCTCTTGATTTGTGCTGTTTGTCCAGCAGGGGGTGCTGTGGTGGAGCTGCTGGCTCTGTCCCTCACGGGACAGCTCCAGAAGGTCACGCTGCCGCAGGGGTCGGAGGCGCGGAGCTCCGCCAGGCTTCCTTCTACGCTGGCTGCCCAGAGAGTGAAGGATCTGCTGGCGGCCATCGGGGACGTCTGGGTGAGGGCTTCTTCACTGAAAAGCAGCGTGAAGGACCGGAAGGAGGTTCTCCGGCTCCTCAACCAGGTCCTGAACGTCAGCAGCCTGCTGCTGTCCCCTCGGAAGGCCGGAGAGGCGGCGCGGCCGATCACGTGCCACGGTGTCACCAGCTGGAGCAGCGTGCTGCAGGAAGACGCCCTGATGCTGCGCTGCACTCTGCAGAACCACAGCCCCCATGTTCTGGAACCGGGCTGGTCTCTGTCCGTCCAGGTCCAGTCCGTGTCCCGCTCGGCCGCCGTCACTCACTCGTTCGTCCTCCAGAAACTGGAACCGGGCCGAAGGACCGACGTGGACGTGCCCCTGGGGACGGCGTGTGACCTCACGCTCCCCCTGCAGGTGCACACTTCCCTAATGTTCTCCATGGGAGCGGTTTGGGGTTCTTCTGAGGAGAACCCGCAGCTGAGCTGCGTCGGCCTGCCGCTGAACACCCTCGCGGTGGACTGGCTGGACGGACTCCGGCTGGACCGTCCCTCGTCACCCGCCGGCTCCTCTGACTTCTTGGTCCAGAGGTTCCTGCGCAGCCGAGGCGTGACGAGCGGGGAGAGAGGACAGGAACCCGGACCGGGGTCCTACAGAGCAGCTCTGAAAGTGTCCCGCGAGCTCCTCGCGTCCCGACTGAAGGGGCCGGGACGCGGGGGTCTCGGCGCGGCCGTGTTGACCTGGCTGCTGGGTCAGCCGGTACCTGCTAGGGTCTCCGCCCACTGTCCATCTGGAAACTGTGTCCAGCTCGCTGCCAACGAG GTGGCGCCGAGCGACTGCAGCCAGGATGCCGTGATGGCTGCTGTGGAGCTCCAGGTGGAGAGCAGCTCcatggcagcagtgtgtggactTCACCACGCAATCCTCCGTCGTGTGCAg GACCTGCTGAGCGGCGTGTCGGTAGAACGTGAGGCGTCGGCGGCGCCGCGGGCGGAGAGTCTGCGCCGGGTTTTACGGCGGGTCGAG GCCCTCGGCGACGCCCTGCAGCAGGCCCGGGTTCCGGTGGCGCTGGGCGGCGGAACCAGAACCTCCTCAGAGCGACTGCTGCAGGTCTACCAGCAGCTCAGGGAGGAGCCACTTCTCGTCATGTGA
- the LOC114783355 gene encoding Fanconi anemia core complex-associated protein 100-like isoform X2 — MASARCSVRTLAGLGSAVSARRPRLLARDSRVLVARGEREVLVFGRQESALLSVEAVLQFDSAVTLLLPAAGRHQFYVLCENAGIHRVTLPPGPSPDPVLLPVPPEAAVLRDEGICCFVVVEEAVAEETLATLSLRGGSWVLSLYKRAEKLFESSVLVVPPQGDRAELGSPVMCVVHPSDGAAPGRTDPPGHLYLEPVLYRLLFGVDAALLRCPAVLCGLPDGRLLCLPLCGLRSSEQKVRPSVLHSLEQPLVLLGTSGGPQGLVAVGQQGRVLLVTTRDSDSEGKVEDFRELDVRGPVACACLDGSRLYYSTAADLVTLQLTPGQVPVSLNVSRVTALSLTWKPAEGGAVVELLALSLTGQLQKVTLPQGSEARSSARLPSTLAAQRVKDLLAAIGDVWVRASSLKSSVKDRKEVLRLLNQVLNVSSLLLSPRKAGEAARPITCHGVTSWSSVLQEDALMLRCTLQNHSPHVLEPGWSLSVQVQSVSRSAAVTHSFVLQKLEPGRRTDVDVPLGTACDLTLPLQVHTSLMFSMGAVWGSSEENPQLSCVGLPLNTLAVDWLDGLRLDRPSSPAGSSDFLVQRFLRSRGVTSGERGQEPGPGSYRAALKVSRELLASRLKGPGRGGLGAAVLTWLLGQPVPARVSAHCPSGNCVQLAANEVAPSDCSQDAVMAAVELQVESSSMAAVCGLHHAILRRVQDLLSGVSVEREASAAPRAESLRRVLRRVEALGDALQQARVPVALGGGTRTSSERLLQVYQQLREEPLLVM; from the exons ATGGCGTCGGCCCGGTGCTCCGTGCGGACCCTGGCGGGTCTGGGCAGCGCCGTGTCCGCCCGCAGGCCGCGGCTGCTGGCCCGGGACTCGCGGGTCCTGGTCGCCCGCGGGGAGAGGGAGGTGCTCGTCTTCGGCCGCCAGGAGTCCGCGCTGCTCTCGGTGGAG GCGGTGCTGCAGTTCGACTCGGCCGTGACCCTCCTGCTCCCGGCTGCTGGCCGCCACCAGTTTTATGTCCTGTGTGAGAATGCGGGGATACACCGCGTCACCCTGCCACCCGGCCCCAG TCCTGACCCGGTTCTGCTGCCGGTTCCTCCAGAAGCCGCGGTGCTGAGAGACGAGGGGATCTGCTGCTTCGTCGTGGTGGAGGAGGCCGTGGCGGAGGAGACCCTGGCCACGCTGTCCCTGCGTGGCGGGTCGTGGGTCCTCAGTCTTTATAAACGCGCGGAGAAGCTGTTTGAAAGCTCCGTACTCGTCGTTCCTCCTCAGGGAGACCGGGCGGAGCTGGGAAGTCCGGTGATGTGTGTTGTTCACCCCAGCGACGGCGCGGCTCCTGGAAGAACGGACCCGCCCGGTCATCTCTACCTGGAGCCTGTGCTCTACCGACTGCTGTTCGGGGTGGACGCGGCCCTTCTCCGCTGCCCCGCGGttctttgtggtcttcctgaTGGCCGCCttctctgcctccctctctgTGGGCTCCGGTCATCAGAGCAGAAGGTCAGACCAAGCGTGCTGCACAGCCTGGAGCAGCCGCTCGTCCTCCTCGGGACCTCCGGTGGCCCCCAGGGCCTGGTAGCGGTTGGCCAGCAGGGACGGGTGCTGCTGGTGACGACCAGAGACTCTGACTCCGAGGGGAAGGTGGAGGACTTCAGGGAGCTGGACGTGAGGGGTCCTGTGGCCTGTGCCTGTCTGGACGGCAGCCGTCTGTACTACAGCACCGCCGCTGACCTGGTGACCCTGCAGCTGACCCCGGGTCAGGTGCCGGTCAGTCTGAACGTGTCCCGGGTAACGGCCCTGTCCCTCACCTGGAAGCCAGCTGAAG GGGGTGCTGTGGTGGAGCTGCTGGCTCTGTCCCTCACGGGACAGCTCCAGAAGGTCACGCTGCCGCAGGGGTCGGAGGCGCGGAGCTCCGCCAGGCTTCCTTCTACGCTGGCTGCCCAGAGAGTGAAGGATCTGCTGGCGGCCATCGGGGACGTCTGGGTGAGGGCTTCTTCACTGAAAAGCAGCGTGAAGGACCGGAAGGAGGTTCTCCGGCTCCTCAACCAGGTCCTGAACGTCAGCAGCCTGCTGCTGTCCCCTCGGAAGGCCGGAGAGGCGGCGCGGCCGATCACGTGCCACGGTGTCACCAGCTGGAGCAGCGTGCTGCAGGAAGACGCCCTGATGCTGCGCTGCACTCTGCAGAACCACAGCCCCCATGTTCTGGAACCGGGCTGGTCTCTGTCCGTCCAGGTCCAGTCCGTGTCCCGCTCGGCCGCCGTCACTCACTCGTTCGTCCTCCAGAAACTGGAACCGGGCCGAAGGACCGACGTGGACGTGCCCCTGGGGACGGCGTGTGACCTCACGCTCCCCCTGCAGGTGCACACTTCCCTAATGTTCTCCATGGGAGCGGTTTGGGGTTCTTCTGAGGAGAACCCGCAGCTGAGCTGCGTCGGCCTGCCGCTGAACACCCTCGCGGTGGACTGGCTGGACGGACTCCGGCTGGACCGTCCCTCGTCACCCGCCGGCTCCTCTGACTTCTTGGTCCAGAGGTTCCTGCGCAGCCGAGGCGTGACGAGCGGGGAGAGAGGACAGGAACCCGGACCGGGGTCCTACAGAGCAGCTCTGAAAGTGTCCCGCGAGCTCCTCGCGTCCCGACTGAAGGGGCCGGGACGCGGGGGTCTCGGCGCGGCCGTGTTGACCTGGCTGCTGGGTCAGCCGGTACCTGCTAGGGTCTCCGCCCACTGTCCATCTGGAAACTGTGTCCAGCTCGCTGCCAACGAG GTGGCGCCGAGCGACTGCAGCCAGGATGCCGTGATGGCTGCTGTGGAGCTCCAGGTGGAGAGCAGCTCcatggcagcagtgtgtggactTCACCACGCAATCCTCCGTCGTGTGCAg GACCTGCTGAGCGGCGTGTCGGTAGAACGTGAGGCGTCGGCGGCGCCGCGGGCGGAGAGTCTGCGCCGGGTTTTACGGCGGGTCGAG GCCCTCGGCGACGCCCTGCAGCAGGCCCGGGTTCCGGTGGCGCTGGGCGGCGGAACCAGAACCTCCTCAGAGCGACTGCTGCAGGTCTACCAGCAGCTCAGGGAGGAGCCACTTCTCGTCATGTGA
- the LOC114783357 gene encoding fascin-2-like, with translation MPTNGSKALKLQFGLINHESRYLTAEAFGFKVNAAAPSLKKKQIWTLEQDDQVVYLRSHLGRYLATDKDGKVTCEAESKESDCRFLIVAQSDGRWALQSEPYLRFFGGSVDYLSCFAQTIGDPELWAVHLALHPQANLLSVARKRYAHLSAPDGEIAVDSNIPWGVDALLTLVYLDGKYCLKTSDSRFLGNDGKLSLESGRSTGYTLEFRSGKLAFKDCEGKYLTPMGPTGTLRSGRCTKPGKDELFDLEESHPQVVFQAANSRFVSIRQGVSISANQDDETDLETFQMEIDRDSKKCMFRTNEGKYWTLVAHGGIQSTATETGANTMFQIEWLGRRVALRASNGKYVCTKRNGQLAAVSDSVGEDEQLVLKLINRPMLILRGENGYICHHKNSSALDANRSVYDIFSLSFGDGAYRIRGAGSRFWFVNSAGLVCADGDTPEDFYFEFLEHGRIAIRGKNGKYLRGDQGGTLKCDGEKADSSSLWEY, from the exons ATGCCCACTAATGGAAGCAAAGCGCTCAAGCTGCAATTTGGGCTCATCAACCACGAGAGCCGGTATCTTACCGCGGAAGCCTTCGGCTTTAAGGTGAACGCCGCCGCTCCAAGTCTGAAGAAGAAGCAGATATGGACCTTGGAGCAGGATGATCAGGTTGTCTACTTGCGCTCCCACCTGGGCCGCTACTTGGCCACTGATAAAGATGGCAAAGTCACCTGTGAGGCTGAGAGCAAAGAGAGCGACTGTCGGTTTCTGATCGTAGCGCAGTCCGATGGCCGCTGGGCTCTACAGTCGGAACCGTATCTGCGATTCTTCGGAGGCTCGGTGGACTACTTGTCCTGCTTCGCCCAGACCATTGGTGACCCTGAGCTCTGGGCGGTTCACCTGGCTTTGCATCCGCAGGCCAACCTCCTCAGCGTTGCCCGAAAACGCTACGCTCACCTGTCTGCACCTGACGGTGAGATCGCAGTGGACAGCAACATTCCCTGGGGAGTGGACGCCCTGCTCACCCTGGTATACCTGGACGGGAAGTACTGCCTGAAGACCAGCGACAGCCGCTTCTTGGGGAACGACGGCAAGCTTTCTCTGGAGAGCGGCCGGAGCACGGGCTACACCCTGGAGTTCAGGTCTGGAAAGCTGGCCTTCAAGGACTGTGAAGGGAAGTACCTGACACCCATGGGACCCACTGGTACCCTGCGTTCCGGAAGGTGCACCAAGCCTGGCAAGGATGAACTCTTTGACCTGGAGGAGAGCCACCCACAGGTGGTGTTCCAGGCAGCCAACAGCAGATTTGTCTCCATCCGACAAG GCGTCAgcatctcagccaatcaggacgATGAGACGGACCTGGAGACGTTCCAGATGGAGATCGACAGGGACAGTAAAAAGTGCATGTTCAGGACCAACGAGGGGAAGTACTGGACCCTGGTGGCCCACGGGGGCATCCAGTCCACGGCCACGGAGAC AGGTGCCAACACCATGTTCCAGATCGAGTGGCTGGGCCGGCGGGTGGCGCTGCGGGCCAGTAACGGCAAGTACGTCTGCACCAAGAGGAACGGGCAGCTGGCGGCGGTCAGCGACTCTGTGG GCGAGGACGAGCAGCTGGTGCTGAAGCTGATCAACCGGCCCATGCTGATCCTGAGAGGCGAGAACGGCTACATCTGCCACCACAAGAACTCCAGCGCGCTCGACGCCAACCGCTCCGTCTACGACATCTTCAGCCTGAGCTTCGGCGACGGCGCCTACCGCATCAGAG GCGCGGGCAGCAGGTTCTGGTTCGTGAACAGCGCCGGCCTGGTGTGCGCCGACGGGGACACGCCCGAGGACTTCTACTTCGAGTTCCTGGAGCACGGCCGCATCGCCATCAGGGGCAAGAACGGGAAGTACCTGCGCGGGGACCAGGGTGGGACCCTGAAGTGTGACGGAGAGAAGGCCGACAGCAGCTCCCTCTGGGAATACTGA
- the LOC114783378 gene encoding Fanconi anemia core complex-associated protein 100-like isoform X1: protein MASARCSVRTLAGLGSAVSARRPRLLARDSRVLVARGEREVLVFGRQESALLSVEAVLQFDSAVTLLLPAAGRHQFYVLCENAGIHRVTLPPGPSPDPVLLPVPPEAAVLRDEGICCFVVVEEAVAEETLATLSLRGASWVLSLYKRAEKLFESSVLVVPPQGDRAELGSPVMCVVHPSDGAAPGRTDPPGHLYLEPVLYRLLFGVDAALLRCPAVLCGLPDGRLLCLPLCGLRSSEQKVRPSVLHSLEQPLVLLGTSGGPQGLVAVGQQGRVLLVTTRDSDSEGKVEDFRELDVRGPVACACLDGSRLYYSTAADLVTLQLTPGQVPVSLNVSRVTALSLTWNPAEAGGAVVELLALSLTGQLQKVTLPQGSEARSSARLPSTLAGQRVKDLLAAIGDVWVRASSLKSSVKDRKEVLRLLNQVLNVSSLLLSPRKAGEAARPITCHGVTSWSSVLQEDALMLRCTLENHSPHVLEPGWSLSVQVQSVSRSAAVTHSFVLQKLEPGRRTGVDVPLGTACDLTLPLQVHTSLMFSMGAVWGSSEENPQLSCVGLPLNTLVVDWLDGLRLDRPSSPAGSSDFLVQRFLRSRGVTSGERGQEPGPGSYRAALKVSRELLASRLKGPGRGGLGAAVLTWLLGQPVPARVSAHCPSGHCVQLAANEVAPSDCSQDAVMAAVELQVESSSMAAVCGLHHAILRRVQDLLSGVSVEREASAAPRAESLRRVLRRVEALGDALQQARVPVALGGGTRTSSERLLQVYQQLREEPLLVM, encoded by the exons ATGGCGTCGGCCCGGTGCTCCGTGCGGACCCTGGCGGGTCTGGGCAGCGCCGTGTCCGCCCGCAGGCCGCGGCTGCTGGCCCGGGACTCGCGGGTCCTGGTCGCCCGCGGGGAGAGGGAGGTGCTCGTCTTCGGCCGCCAGGAGTCCGCGCTGCTCTCGGTGGAG GCGGTGCTGCAGTTCGACTCGGCCGTGACCCTCCTGCTCCCGGCTGCTGGCCGCCACCAGTTTTATGTCCTGTGTGAGAATGCGGGGATACACCGCGTCACCCTGCCACCCGGCCCCAG TCCTGACCCGGTTCTGCTGCCGGTTCCTCCAGAAGCCGCGGTGCTGAGAGACGAGGGGATCTGCTGCTTCGTCGTGGTGGAGGAGGCCGTGGCGGAGGAGACCCTGGCCACGCTGTCCCTGCGTGGCGCGTCGTGGGTCCTCAGTCTTTATAAACGCGCGGAGAAGCTGTTTGAAAGCTCCGTACTCGTCGTTCCTCCTCAGGGAGACCGGGCGGAGCTGGGAAGTCCGGTGATGTGTGTTGTTCACCCCAGCGACGGCGCGGCTCCTGGAAGAACGGACCCGCCCGGTCATCTCTACCTGGAGCCTGTGCTCTACCGACTGCTGTTCGGGGTGGACGCGGCCCTTCTCCGCTGCCCCGCGGttctttgtggtcttcctgaTGGCCGCCttctctgcctccctctctgTGGGCTCCGGTCATCAGAGCAGAAGGTCAGACCAAGCGTGCTGCACAGCCTGGAGCAGCCGCTCGTCCTCCTCGGGACCTCCGGTGGCCCCCAGGGCCTGGTAGCGGTTGGCCAGCAGGGACGGGTGCTGCTGGTGACGACCAGAGACTCTGACTCCGAGGGGAAGGTGGAGGACTTCAGGGAGCTGGACGTGAGGGGTCCTGTGGCCTGTGCCTGTCTGGACGGCAGCCGTCTGTACTACAGCACCGCCGCTGACCTGGTGACCCTGCAGCTGACCCCGGGTCAGGTGCCGGTCAGTCTGAACGTGTCCCGGGTAACGGCTCTGTCCCTCACCTGGAACCCAGCTGAAG CAGGGGGTGCTGTGGTGGAGCTGCTGGCTCTGTCCCTCACGGGACAGCTCCAGAAGGTCACGCTGCCGCAGGGGTCGGAGGCGCGGAGCTCCGCCAGGCTTCCTTCTACGCTGGCTGGCCAGAGAGTGAAGGATCTGCTGGCGGCCATCGGGGACGTCTGGGTGAGGGCTTCTTCACTGAAAAGCAGCGTGAAGGACCGGAAGGAGGTTCTCCGGCTCCTCAACCAGGTCCTGAACGTCAGCAGCCTGCTGCTGTCCCCTCGGAAGGCCGGAGAGGCGGCGCGGCCGATCACGTGCCACGGTGTCACCAGCTGGAGCAGCGTGCTGCAGGAAGACGCCCTGATGCTGCGCTGCACTCTGGAGAACCACAGCCCCCATGTTCTGGAACCGGGCTGGTCTCTGTCCGTCCAGGTCCAGTCCGTGTCCCGCTCGGCCGCCGTCACTCACTCGTTCGTCCTCCAGAAACTGGAACCGGGCCGAAGGACCGGCGTGGACGTGCCCCTGGGGACGGCGTGTGACCTCACGCTCCCCCTGCAGGTGCACACTTCCCTAATGTTCTCCATGGGAGCGGTTTGGGGTTCTTCTGAGGAGAACCCGCAGCTGAGCTGCGTCGGCCTGCCGCTGAACACGCTCGTGGTGGACTGGCTGGACGGACTCCGGCTGGACCGTCCCTCGTCACCCGCCGGCTCCTCTGACTTCTTGGTCCAGAGGTTCCTGCGCAGCCGAGGCGTGACGAGCGGGGAGAGAGGACAGGAACCCGGACCGGGGTCCTACAGAGCAGCTCTGAAAGTGTCCCGCGAGCTCCTCGCGTCCCGACTGAAGGGGCCGGGACGCGGGGGTCTCGGCGCGGCCGTGTTGACCTGGCTGCTGGGGCAGCCGGTACCTGCTAGGGTCTCCGCCCACTGTCCATCTGGACACTGTGTCCAGCTCGCTGCCAACGAG GTGGCGCCGAGCGACTGCAGCCAGGATGCCGTGATGGCTGCTGTGGAGCTCCAGGTGGAGAGCAGCTCcatggcagcagtgtgtggactTCACCACGCAATCCTCCGTCGTGTGCAG GACCTGCTGAGCGGCGTGTCGGTAGAACGTGAGGCGTCGGCGGCGCCGCGGGCGGAGAGTCTGCGCCGGGTTTTACGGCGGGTCGAG GCCCTCGGCGACGCCCTGCAGCAGGCCCGGGTTCCGGTGGCGCTGGGCGGCGGAACCAGAACCTCCTCAGAGCGACTGCTGCAGGTCTACCAGCAGCTCAGGGAGGAGCCACTTCTCGTCATGTGA
- the LOC114783378 gene encoding Fanconi anemia core complex-associated protein 100-like isoform X2 — MASARCSVRTLAGLGSAVSARRPRLLARDSRVLVARGEREVLVFGRQESALLSVEAVLQFDSAVTLLLPAAGRHQFYVLCENAGIHRVTLPPGPSPDPVLLPVPPEAAVLRDEGICCFVVVEEAVAEETLATLSLRGASWVLSLYKRAEKLFESSVLVVPPQGDRAELGSPVMCVVHPSDGAAPGRTDPPGHLYLEPVLYRLLFGVDAALLRCPAVLCGLPDGRLLCLPLCGLRSSEQKVRPSVLHSLEQPLVLLGTSGGPQGLVAVGQQGRVLLVTTRDSDSEGKVEDFRELDVRGPVACACLDGSRLYYSTAADLVTLQLTPGQVPVSLNVSRVTALSLTWNPAEGGAVVELLALSLTGQLQKVTLPQGSEARSSARLPSTLAGQRVKDLLAAIGDVWVRASSLKSSVKDRKEVLRLLNQVLNVSSLLLSPRKAGEAARPITCHGVTSWSSVLQEDALMLRCTLENHSPHVLEPGWSLSVQVQSVSRSAAVTHSFVLQKLEPGRRTGVDVPLGTACDLTLPLQVHTSLMFSMGAVWGSSEENPQLSCVGLPLNTLVVDWLDGLRLDRPSSPAGSSDFLVQRFLRSRGVTSGERGQEPGPGSYRAALKVSRELLASRLKGPGRGGLGAAVLTWLLGQPVPARVSAHCPSGHCVQLAANEVAPSDCSQDAVMAAVELQVESSSMAAVCGLHHAILRRVQDLLSGVSVEREASAAPRAESLRRVLRRVEALGDALQQARVPVALGGGTRTSSERLLQVYQQLREEPLLVM; from the exons ATGGCGTCGGCCCGGTGCTCCGTGCGGACCCTGGCGGGTCTGGGCAGCGCCGTGTCCGCCCGCAGGCCGCGGCTGCTGGCCCGGGACTCGCGGGTCCTGGTCGCCCGCGGGGAGAGGGAGGTGCTCGTCTTCGGCCGCCAGGAGTCCGCGCTGCTCTCGGTGGAG GCGGTGCTGCAGTTCGACTCGGCCGTGACCCTCCTGCTCCCGGCTGCTGGCCGCCACCAGTTTTATGTCCTGTGTGAGAATGCGGGGATACACCGCGTCACCCTGCCACCCGGCCCCAG TCCTGACCCGGTTCTGCTGCCGGTTCCTCCAGAAGCCGCGGTGCTGAGAGACGAGGGGATCTGCTGCTTCGTCGTGGTGGAGGAGGCCGTGGCGGAGGAGACCCTGGCCACGCTGTCCCTGCGTGGCGCGTCGTGGGTCCTCAGTCTTTATAAACGCGCGGAGAAGCTGTTTGAAAGCTCCGTACTCGTCGTTCCTCCTCAGGGAGACCGGGCGGAGCTGGGAAGTCCGGTGATGTGTGTTGTTCACCCCAGCGACGGCGCGGCTCCTGGAAGAACGGACCCGCCCGGTCATCTCTACCTGGAGCCTGTGCTCTACCGACTGCTGTTCGGGGTGGACGCGGCCCTTCTCCGCTGCCCCGCGGttctttgtggtcttcctgaTGGCCGCCttctctgcctccctctctgTGGGCTCCGGTCATCAGAGCAGAAGGTCAGACCAAGCGTGCTGCACAGCCTGGAGCAGCCGCTCGTCCTCCTCGGGACCTCCGGTGGCCCCCAGGGCCTGGTAGCGGTTGGCCAGCAGGGACGGGTGCTGCTGGTGACGACCAGAGACTCTGACTCCGAGGGGAAGGTGGAGGACTTCAGGGAGCTGGACGTGAGGGGTCCTGTGGCCTGTGCCTGTCTGGACGGCAGCCGTCTGTACTACAGCACCGCCGCTGACCTGGTGACCCTGCAGCTGACCCCGGGTCAGGTGCCGGTCAGTCTGAACGTGTCCCGGGTAACGGCTCTGTCCCTCACCTGGAACCCAGCTGAAG GGGGTGCTGTGGTGGAGCTGCTGGCTCTGTCCCTCACGGGACAGCTCCAGAAGGTCACGCTGCCGCAGGGGTCGGAGGCGCGGAGCTCCGCCAGGCTTCCTTCTACGCTGGCTGGCCAGAGAGTGAAGGATCTGCTGGCGGCCATCGGGGACGTCTGGGTGAGGGCTTCTTCACTGAAAAGCAGCGTGAAGGACCGGAAGGAGGTTCTCCGGCTCCTCAACCAGGTCCTGAACGTCAGCAGCCTGCTGCTGTCCCCTCGGAAGGCCGGAGAGGCGGCGCGGCCGATCACGTGCCACGGTGTCACCAGCTGGAGCAGCGTGCTGCAGGAAGACGCCCTGATGCTGCGCTGCACTCTGGAGAACCACAGCCCCCATGTTCTGGAACCGGGCTGGTCTCTGTCCGTCCAGGTCCAGTCCGTGTCCCGCTCGGCCGCCGTCACTCACTCGTTCGTCCTCCAGAAACTGGAACCGGGCCGAAGGACCGGCGTGGACGTGCCCCTGGGGACGGCGTGTGACCTCACGCTCCCCCTGCAGGTGCACACTTCCCTAATGTTCTCCATGGGAGCGGTTTGGGGTTCTTCTGAGGAGAACCCGCAGCTGAGCTGCGTCGGCCTGCCGCTGAACACGCTCGTGGTGGACTGGCTGGACGGACTCCGGCTGGACCGTCCCTCGTCACCCGCCGGCTCCTCTGACTTCTTGGTCCAGAGGTTCCTGCGCAGCCGAGGCGTGACGAGCGGGGAGAGAGGACAGGAACCCGGACCGGGGTCCTACAGAGCAGCTCTGAAAGTGTCCCGCGAGCTCCTCGCGTCCCGACTGAAGGGGCCGGGACGCGGGGGTCTCGGCGCGGCCGTGTTGACCTGGCTGCTGGGGCAGCCGGTACCTGCTAGGGTCTCCGCCCACTGTCCATCTGGACACTGTGTCCAGCTCGCTGCCAACGAG GTGGCGCCGAGCGACTGCAGCCAGGATGCCGTGATGGCTGCTGTGGAGCTCCAGGTGGAGAGCAGCTCcatggcagcagtgtgtggactTCACCACGCAATCCTCCGTCGTGTGCAG GACCTGCTGAGCGGCGTGTCGGTAGAACGTGAGGCGTCGGCGGCGCCGCGGGCGGAGAGTCTGCGCCGGGTTTTACGGCGGGTCGAG GCCCTCGGCGACGCCCTGCAGCAGGCCCGGGTTCCGGTGGCGCTGGGCGGCGGAACCAGAACCTCCTCAGAGCGACTGCTGCAGGTCTACCAGCAGCTCAGGGAGGAGCCACTTCTCGTCATGTGA